ACCACCTCCGCAACGAGCTCTGCGACGAGGACGACGACATCTTCCTCGACGACACGGGCCACTACCACACCGAAGGCGCGGACGTCCAGCTCCCGTTCCTCCAGGCGGCCCTCGACGGCGACTTCGACGCCGTCCCCATCGTGATGGGCGAGGAGAGCCCGGCGTTCTGCCGCGAGCTCGGGGGCGCCGTCGGCGAGGTGATGTACGCCAAGCGGGCCGTCGTCGTCGGCTCGTGCGACCTCATGGAGGGCGACGCCGACGGGCTCGGCAAGCTCCGCGAGGCCATCGAGGCGTTCGACGAGAGCGAGCTGATGCACCTGCTCGGGAGCGAGACCGTCCGGGTGGAGGGGATGGGCGCGCTCATCACCACGCTCATCGCGGCGAAGGCTCGCGGGGCCCGTCACGCCCGCGTCCTCGCCCTCACGCCGCCCGAGGCCGACACCCCCGGCGCCATCGCCTGCGCCTTCTGGAAGTAGGGCCCCGCTGTCCGACTCCGCGCTCACCTCCCGCATGTCTACGTACGCCTCCGCCTTCCAGACCCCGCGGCCCCCTGTGGCCCTCATCGGCGCCGGGGCGATGGGACGCGCGCTCGGCCTCCGGCTCGCGGAGAGCGGCTACCCCATCCAGGCCGTCATCAGTCGGACGCGGCGGTCGGCGGAGGACCTCGCCAAGCTGCTCGGGGCGCCCGTCGCCTCCGACCGCCTCGGCGAGGTCCCGAACGTCCCGCTCGTGATCCTGGCCGTCCCGGACGACCAGATCGCGGACCTCGCCGACACGCTCACGGGCGCGCCGCGGCCGTGGCAGGGCGCCGTCGTGCTCCACACGTCGGGCGCGCAGCCGGCGTCGCTCCTCGAGCCGCTCCGCCAGGAGGGCGCGCGGACCCTCTCGTTCCACCCGCTCCAGACCGTTACGCGCGACGCCGACGCCCAGACGCTGGCCGGCGTGACGGTCGGGATCGAAGGCGAGCCGGCCGGCGTGCTGGCCGGCGTCGAACTCGCGGCCGGCCTCGGCGTCCGCTACGTCGTCGTGGCGGCCGAGGACAAGCCGCGCTACCACCTCGCCGCGGCGATGGCCTCGAACCTCCTCGTCACCCTCATGGGGATGGTCCAGGAGGTCCTCGCCTCCATCGACATCGACCGGCGCGCGGCGATGGCGATCCTCGGCCCGCTCCTGCAGGGCACCCTCGACAACCTCACGGCGACGTCGCCGGAGGAGGCCCTGACGGGCCCCGTCGCGCGCGGCGACATCCAGACGCTCCGGGCGCACGGGCTCGCGCTCCGCAAGGAGCTCCCGCACCTCGTCCCGGCGTACGCCGCGCTGTCCGTCGAGACCGTCCGCCTCGCGGTCCGCGCGGGCACGCTCCCGCCAGGCAAGGCCGAAGACGTCCTCTCGCTGATGGAGCGGATGGTGACGCTCCCGCTGCCTCAGCCGTCGACGCCGAAGACGCCCGAGCCGCCGCGCCCGCCGGCCCCATCCCGCGCCGGCGTCGCGTCGTGAGGGCTCGGCGCCGAACCAGTTCATTCGGCGTCACTCGCGATCGGGATGACTGGCCGCCGAGGCGCTGAGGGTCCAGCGACATGCGTCGTGGCGGAGGCGGCGGCTCTCATGATGGGCGTCGGATCGCCCCGACGCGGTCGGAGCGGTTCCACCGGGAGGTGGGGGGCACTCGGGGTAACTCTCTGCGTCACAAGGGGGAAATGCGAAGCCCAGGTGAACGATAGGTGGAGGGCTTAGGGCGGGACGGCCAAGCGTCGATGCGAACGGTGGCGCGCGGACCAATCTGGGGCGTTCTTTCCGTTCTTCCCCTTCCCGTGCTGTTTGGGCTTCGGCGGGCACGCTCGCCATCCACCGTATGCACTCTTCGATTCTGACAGAGGACCTCGCCCCCGGCCTGACGGCCGACTCGGTCGAGGCCCTCGCCGCCCGGAGCGTCCGCCGCGATTCCGCCGCCTCGTTCCAGGCTCTCCTGGCCGCCGCCGCCGCCGTGGTGAAGGCGTCCCTGGTCCCGGTCCGCGAGGCCGAGACGGCCGCGCTCAGCCTCCGCCAGCGCGAGACCGTCACCGGCGTCGCCGCCGACCTCGACGCCGTTCTCGGTGCCCTCGCCGTCGGCGTTTCGGATGAGGCCCGCTGCCTCGTCCGCCGGACCCCGGCCGACCGCGTCCGTGCCGTCCTCCGGCCCGCGCCGGGCTGGCTCCCGCGACTCCGCGAGCGGGCCGCTGAGCAACTGGTCGGCCACCCCGCCCCGTGCCGCACGTGGGTCGCCGCCGCCGGCGCCGCCGTCGAGGCCCTCGGCCAGTCGGCCGAGCACGTCGCGACGCTGGCCGCGGCCCAGAAGCCCCAGTCGTCGGCCCGCGTCCTCGGGGACCGCGTCGCCGACGCCCTTCGCGACGGCCGGGACGCCCTCCTCGCCGACGTGGCGAAGCTGGTCGACTGAGCCCGTCGGCCCGAGTCGCCGTTACTTCGTCGTTGGAGCGCTCGGCCGAAGGGGCCCCATCGGCTCCCTCATGCGCTCCCCGTTCGTTCCGCTCGTCGTCCTCCTCGTGTTCGCTGGCTGCGCCGGCCCGTCCGTCGTCACGGCGAGTGGTGACGCCGAAGCGGACGGCCTCGACTGCGCCCTCGCCGAGGCCACGGCCCGCGGCTACGCCGTCGTCGGCGCGGAGGCCGGCGTGTTTTTCCGGGCCCACCAGCCGAAACGCTATTCCCTCGGCCGGCGGGGCTTCAACGAGTTCGACGTGGTGACGGCGACCGTCGCTCGCGGCCGGCTCACGGTCCTCGCCAGCGGCGAGCAGACGTCGGCCGACGGGGTGCAGGCGATCGACCCGTCTGGCGTCGCCGAGGACGAGGCGCGCGCCGTCGTCGCCGCCTGCACGGGCTGAATCGGGCGCGAAGACGGGACCGGGAGCCATCCCCGCGGCGTCTCTCCCGCATCTTCCGGCCCCGACTCCGCACCGACCGATGGCGCTCACCGAGCAAGAGCAGATCCGCCGCGACCACACCGCCGCCCTCCGCGAGGCCGGGGTCGACCCGTACCCGGCCGCCGAGTGGGCCGTGACCCACCACGCCGCCGAGATCCTCGACCAGTACGAGGACGCCCGGCACGACCCCGAGGCCGAGGGGACCGAGCCGATCCGCGTGACCGTCGCCGGCCGGATGCTGACGAAGCGGGTCATGGGCAAGGCCGCCTTCTTCCACCTCGCGGACGAGAGCGGCCAGATCCAGATCTACGTCAAGCGCGACAACCTGCCCGAGGGGGTCTACAACAGCGTCTTCAAGAAGCTGCTCGACACCGGCGACTGGCTCGGCATCGAGGGGACGGTCTTCCGCACGCGGATGGGCGAGGTCTCGGTCGAAGCCGACCGGCTCGTGCTCCTCTCGAAGAGCCTCAAGCCCTTGCCCGTCGAGAAGACCGTGACGGACGAGGAGACGGGCGAGACGCGGACGTTCAACGAGGTCTCGGACCCCGAATTCCGCTACCGCCAGCGCTACGCGGATCTCGCGCTCCACCCGGAGGTCCGCGACGTGTTCAAGACGCGCCACCGGATCGTCCGCACGATCCAGGGTTTCCTGGACGACCGGGGCTACGTCGAGGTCGAGACGCCGGCGCTCCAGCCGCTCTACGGCGGCGCCGCCGCGCGCCCGTTCACGACGCACCACAACGCGCTCGACATGCCGCTCTTCCTGCGGATCGCGGACGAGCTGTACCTCAAGCGGCTCCTCGTGGGCGGCTTCGAGGGCGTCTACGAGATCGCCAAGGACTTCCGGAACGAGGGGCTCAGCCGGTTCCACAACCCGGAGTTCACCATGCTCGAGCTCTACGTCGCCTTCCGCGACTACGACTGGATGATGGGCCTCGTGGAGCGGATGTTCGAGGCCGTCGCCCAGGCCGTCCACGGCTCGACCGACGTGCCGCGGACGATCGACGGCGAGACGCACACGCTCTCGTTCGCCGCGCCCTTCCGGCGCGTCCCCATCTTCGACGCCATCGCCGAGGCGACCGGCCACCAGCTCTACGACGCCGAGGCGGGCCGTGTCGCCGATCGGGACGCGATCGCCGCCGTCGCCCGCGAGCTCGGCATCGAGGTCGACGCCTCGATGGGCGCCGGCAAGCTGGTCGACGAGATCTTCGGCGAGGCCGTCGAGCCGACGCTCCTCCAGCCGACGTTCATCACGGACTACCCGGTCGAGCTGTCGCCGCTCGCCAAGCGCCACCGCTCGAAGCCGGGCCTCGTGGAGCGGTTCGAGCTCATCGCGGCCGGCAAGGAGCTGTGCAACGCGTTCTCGGAGCTCAACGACCCGCTCGACCAGCGCGCGCGTTTCGAGGACCAGGCGGGGCTGGCGGAGGCGGGCGACGAGGAAGCCACGCGCGAGATCGACGAGGACTACCTCCGCGCGCTCGAGTACGGCATGCCCCCCGCCGCCGGCCTCGGCGTCGGGATCGACCGGCTGGCGATGGTGATGACCGATCAGCCCTCCATCCGCGACGTGCTTCTGTTCCCGCTGATGCGGCCGGAGACGGTCGCGGCTGGCGAACCCGAGGCGCCCGCCGAGGCGTGACCTCGCCCGCCTCGGGGCCGAGGCGGTGGGGGGCAGGCAAGCAGCACCGTTTCTGACTTGTCATCCTGAGCGGAGCGAAGGATCTCGTTGGACTCGGCCGGTTCGCCCCTCGCGAGCGCCGCGCTGGCCGACAGGAGATCCTTCGTTACTATGTTCCTCAGGATGACGGGGGGAGAGGATGGTGAAGCAGTACTGGGTCTAGGTCCTCGCGAGCCGGTCGCGGCGGCTCTACACCGGCGTGACGAACGACCTCCGGCGCCGCCTCGCCGAACACCGCACTGGGAAGGGAAGCGCGTTTGCCGCGCGGTATCGCATCGACCGGCTCGTCTACTCCGAGGAGCATCCGGATGTCCGCGACGCCATCCTCGGCGAGAAGGAGATCAAGGGGTGGACACGCGAGAAGAAGCTCCGGCTGATCGAGCGGCGCAACGCCGGCTGGTTCGACCTCGCGCCAGACGAGGCTGACCCCCAGGCCCGCCCCCGCCCGCCTCGGCACCGAGGCGGAGGGAGTCAGCGCGACGACGGGCCCGAGGCCGCCGGCGCCTCGGCCGACGGCGCGCCGAACGCCTCGCCCCCACCGCCGACGGCGCGGACCTCGTAGCGGTGCGCGGCCCGGCCGGCCTCGGCGTCGATCCAGGCGGAGGCGGTGCCCGGGAGCGTGGCGACGAGGGCGCCGTCGCGGACGACGTGATACGCCTCGGGTGGGTTGGCCCACGGCGCCGACCCGACGCGCCGGTCCCACCGGAGGGCGACGGCCTCCGGCGACACACGCTCCGCGACGAGATTCGCGGGTGGCACGGGCCGAAGCGTCACCAAGGCGGTCGAGGGCGAGGCATCGGGCGCGGCAACCACGTCGCACGCGGGCCACGCGGGGCAGAGGAAGAAGTCGACCGCCCCGTCGACCGAGGGGGCCAGCGCGGCCGGCTGCGACTGGCGGAAGGCGTCGACGACCTCGTCGATGCCGACTTCGTCGTAGAACCGGGTCTTCGGGAGGCGGACCGCTTCGAACACGGCGAGGCCGCCCGCGATGTCGTCGTTGTCGCCCGCGAGGCTGCCGAGGTCGAGGCCCTCGTATTCGAAGGGCGACGGATCGGCGACGTCGTAGAGGCTCCACAAGAGCGCGCCGATGGCCGAGTAGTCCGGATGCGACGTGCCGTAGGCGATGTTGCGGTAGCGCCGGCCCTCGCCGATCCGGTGCGTGAACGGCGCCCGCTCGGGGTTCGACGGCGCGAGGTCGACGTCGCCGTAGGTCGCGGCGGCCCAGGAGCGGACGGCGAACGAGAAGAAGATGGCCCAGCCCTCGCGGAGGTTGCGGTTGCGGAGCGTGTAGCGGAGCGGGCTGGCACCCCACATCCGGAACGTCGTGTAGTGCCCGTACTCGTGGGCCACGAGCGTCGGCGTGATGCCGCGGGCCGCGTTGAGCTCGATCTCGTGGCCGCCGAGCGCCAGCACGTCGGGGTCGAGGGCCTGGAACACGAACCCGCCGCCCTGGCTCAGCTCCACCCGAACCCGCGGCAACTCGAAGGGGACCTCGCCCGCGTAGCGCGCCTCCACGAACGCACGCGACAGCTCCGACCAGCGGACCGTGACGCCGACCTCGCGGCGGACCTCGGCCTCCAACCCGTCGGCCACGACGGGGCCCGACGGCGGGAGGGGCACGCGGATCGCGTCCGCCAGCGGGAGGACGGTGACCGCGTCGTCGCCGGTGCCGAACCGGCGGGAGCCGCGGGGGGGGGGCACGAGGCGGACCGTGCGCGTGACGGTCTCGGGCACGACGGCGACCTCGTCGTAGGCCGAGAGGTCGAGCGCCGTGGCGAGGTCGAACCGGAAGCGGCCGTCCTCGCCGAGCACGTCGAACGTCCGGTGGCGGCGGTCGGGGCCCGGCGGCGGCGCGGCGCCGTCCCACCCCGAGCCGTCGGCCCTCCGGAACAGGAGGCGGACGCGGAGGCCGTACACGCCCCGCTTCGGCCGGTCCCCGTACCCGGTCACGAAGCGCCCGCTGAGATGGACCGTCCGGGCCTCGACGGGCGCCAGAGCCACCTCGGCTCGGTCCGCCTCAGCTCGGTCCGCCTCGGCGTCGAGGCGGGCACTCTCGGCGCACCCGCCAAGGGCGAGCACCAGCAGGACGACGAGGGGACGGGGCATGGAAGAGGGACGGGATCTCGGCGGGGCGTGAACCGCGTCGCGCCGCGCTTCGTGTGGGGCGCTCGCCCGCTCCCGCATGATCGCACGAGGCCAACCCGACGCGGCCGACCTCCGCGGCGAGGTCGGCTTCACGACGCTGCTCCGCACCAACCGCGACGTCCGCTGGCTGTGGGGGGGGACCGTCGTGTCGCTCTTCGGCGACTGGTTCAACACGCTCGCGCTGTACCGGCTCGTCCTCGACCTCACGGGCTCGGAGTCCGCGCTCGGCGGCGTCTTCCTGACCAAGCTGCTGCCGCTCGCGCTCGCCTCGCCGATCGCGGGCGTGCTGGCCGACCGGCTCGACCGTCGGAAGCTGATGATCGGGGCCGACGTCGTCCGGGCCGCGCTCGTGCTCGGCTTCCTGTTCGTCCGCGACGCCGAGGACCTGTGGCTGCTCTACGTCCTCGCCGCCGCGCAGATCGCCGTGAGCGCGGCGTTCACGCCGGCCCGCGACGCCGTCCTGCCGCTCATCACCAAGCGGGGCGAGTTGCTCACGGCCAACGCGCTCCTCGCCGCGACGTGGTCGATCATGCTCGCCGTCGGGGCCGCGGCCGGCGGACCGGTCGTCGACGCGTTCGGGACCGACGTCGTGTTTTGGCTCGACGCCGGGACGTACCTCGTCAGCGCCGTGTTCATCGCCGGCATCCGGCTGCCGGCCCGTGAGGTGGAGCTCGACGTGGGCGGCGTGGTCCGGGCCGGGCTTCGGCGGATCGCCGAGGGCTGGCGCTACGTCCGGACGCGCCCGCCGGTCCGGCGGATCGCCGGCGCGAAGGCGGCCTGGGGCATCGGCGGCGGCGGCCTCGTGTTCGCCCTCGCGCTCCTCGGCGACCAGCTTTTCCCGTCGGCGGGGACGACCGGGATCGGCGTCCTCTTCGCCGCGCGCGGGCTCGGGACCGGCATCGGGCCGATCCTCGCGCGGACGGTCTTTCGAGACGCGCGGCGGTGGCCCGCCGTCCTCGCCGGCTGCATCGTCGTGAGCGGCCTCGGCTACCTCGGCGTCGCCGCCGTGGCCGACTGGCGGTGGCTTGTGGTCGGTTTCGTGGTGTTCGCGCACGCCGCCAGCGGCGCCAACTGGGTCCTGTCGACGACCCTGCTCCAGGAGCGTTCGGAGGACGCGTACCGCGGGCGCGTCGTCGCGACGGACTGGCTGCTCGTGACGCTCGTCGATAGCGTCACGATCGTCATCGCCAGCCAGTTGCTGGAGGCCGGCGTCGGGCTCGTGGTGCTGATCGCGGCCCTCGGCGCGGTTCAGGTCGGGACCGGGCTCGCGTACGGCGCGCTCGTCGTCCCGGCTGAGCGGAAGGCGCGGGCCGGGTAGGCCCGCATCGGGGCCGAGGTGGGGGAGGTCGGCTCTCGAGCCGCGCCTTACGCCCGCGGCCTCGCCGCCGATACCCGGGGCATGGCCCCTGCCGCTCCTCCCGCGCCCGCCCTCGCCGACCGCGTCGACACGGCCGAGGCCGCGCTCCGCAACGCGGCGCTCTCGCACCCCAACGCGCTCGAGCTGATGGAGGTCGGCGTCGCCCGCCTCGGCGAGGCGCTCGACGCCGACGTCGCCGTCGCGCTCGTCGGCGAGGCCCAGTCGGCGGCGTTCGTCCGCTGCGCCGTGTGGCCGCCCGGCGCCACGCCCGACCTCGTCGAGGTCGAGGGGGCCGACGCCGCCACGTTCTGCCAGGGCGACCTCGTCGTCGTCACCGGCGGTCCCCTCGCCGACGACCTCGGCCAGCCCCACGTGCTCGCCGTGCCCGTCGCCGGCTCGGCCCCCGGCGCGTTCGTGTTCGCGGCCGCCGCGCCGTGGACGCCCGCCGATGAGGCCGCCGCCGCCCGCCTCGGCCTCCTCTTCGGCACGCTCTGGGCGTGGGTCGAGGCCGAGGCCCGCTTCCAGCGGACCGTCGCCGACCTCGACGACGCACTCTTCACCTTCGGCCACGACCCCGACGGCCGCCGGGCCTACGTCTTCGTCACGCCCCAGGCCGAGGCCCTCACCGGCCTGGACCCCGACGCGCTGCTGGCCGGCGACGCCGACTGGGCCGACCTCGTGGTCGAGGAGGACCGCGCCGCCTTCGCCGCCCACGACGCGCGGCTCCGCATGGGCGACGCGTCGCACGTCGAGGTCCGCCTCCGGCTCGACGGCGGCGACGTCGTCTGGATCGCCGAGCGGGCCACGCCGAGCCTCGACGCGGCCGGCCGGCCCGTCGCGGGCGGCCTCCTCGCCGACGTCACCGCGCGGAAGGAGGCCGAGGCCCAGCTCGACCGCGCCCGGCGGATCGCCGAGCGCGCGGCCCAGACGCGAATGTCGTTCCTCCGCATGATGAGCCACGAGCTCCGCACGCCCCTCGGCGCCATCCGCGGCTTCTCCGACCTCCTCGTCGAGGAGACCCGCGACCTGAACGCGCCGCCCGAGGTGGCCGAGTTCGCCGGCACCATCCGCGACGCCTCCGACCGCGCGCTCCGCCTCGTCTCCGACCTCCTCGACCTCTCGCGGCTCGAGACCGGCGCGCTCGACCTGGCCCGCCAACCCGTCGACCTCGGCGCCGTCGCCCGGACCATCGCGGCCCGCCACGCGCCGGCCGCCGAGGCCAAGAGCGTCACGCTCGGCGTCCTGACCCCGGCCGACCCCGTCCTCGTCGAGGCCGACCCGTCCCGCCTCGATCAGATCGTCGACCAGCTCCTCTCCAACGCCGCCCGTTTCACGAACGACGGTCGCATCGACGTCCGGCTGGCGGTCGTCGGTGGCGAGGCCCGCCTCAGCGTCGCCGACACGGGCGTGGGCATCACCGACGACGTGCTGGAAGCCGTCTTCGAGCCGTTCGTGCAAGAGGACGCCCGCGTCAACCGCGAGTACGGCGGGACCGGCCTCGGCCTCGCCATCGCCAGCCGTCTCGCGCGCCAGATGGGCGGCTCGCTCACGGCACAGAGCGCCAAGGATACGGGCTCCACGTTTACGCTCGCGCTTCCCTGCGGGTAGCCGCTACGCCCGATCCGCATTGAGGGCGGCGTTCTCCATGTTGCGGAGGAACCCCTCGACTTTCGTCCGCTTGACGGGGCTCCGGCGGAACCGTCCGCGCCACGCCTCGACGTCGATCTCGGCCCACTCGCGGGCCGGCGTGTTGGTGACGCCGGGTCGAGGCAGGAACCGCGCGTCCCGGGTCGGCTGGGAGAACTTGGTCCACGGGCACACGTCCTGGCAGATGTCGCACCCGAAGGCCCACGTGCCGAACTCGGCCGCGAGGTCCTCGGGGAGGTCGGGCCCGCGGTGCTCGATGGTCCAGTACGAGATGCAGCGGCTCCCGTCGATCTGGTAGGGAGCGTCGAGGGCGCCCGTCGGGCAGGCGTCGAGGCAGCGCGTGCAACTCCCACAGTGGTCGGCCCGGAACGGCTCGTCGGGCTCGAGCGGGACGTCTACGATCAGTTCGCCGAGGAACACGAACGAGCCGTGCGTGCGGGTGAGGAGGTTCGTGTTCTTCCCCTGCCAGCCGAGGCCGGCCCGCTGGGCCCACGCCTTGTCGAGAACCGGCGCCGAGTCGACGAAGGCGCGGCCTCCGGCGCCGCCCGTCCGCCGGTCGAGCCAGTCGAACAGCTCGGCCAACTTCTCCTTGAGCACGTCGTGGTAGTCGTCGCCCCACGCATAGCGGCTGATCTTGGCCGCCTCGGCGTTTCCGCCGCCCGGCCGGCGCCCGGGCTGGAAGTAGCTCACGAACACGGAGACGACCGACTCGGCGCCCGGTACCAGCTCGCGCGGGTCGACGCGCTTGTCGAAGTTCCGCTCCATCCACGTCATGGCGCCGTCGGAGCCGCCGTGGCGGCCGGCCTCGAGCCACGCCTCCAGCCGACGGGCCTCGGTGTCGAGCTTCTCGGCCCGCGCGATGCCGACGCCGTCGAACCCGATGCGGCGCGCCTCGGCCTTGAGGTCGCGGGCGAGTCGGGCGGGGTCGTAGCCGGGCACGAGGAGAGGGTACGGAGGAGACGAGACGCGGACGGGTCCAACGAACGCTACGCCGCGGTCACCTGCGTCCCCCTCGTCTTCTTCGCTTCCGAGCGGAGCGCGGGGCCTCCTCCGAGTGCGGCGAGCGTCCGCTCGACCTGGGCGTCGTGGTGGCGGTGGTGGGCGAGGAGAAACGCGAGGGCGTCGTCGAACAGGAACGGACCCGCGAGCGGGTGCCGGTAGGCGACCGCGCCCTCGGCCGGCGTCGACCGCCACTCGGCCCGAACGTCGTCCCACCGGTCGCGGACCTCAGGCCAGCGCGGATCCGCCGACGGCATCACGCCGGCCGCCGACGGCGGCGCGGGGATCCGGAGGGGGAGGGACAGGACGCCGGCCAGCGCCCGGCGCCGCGCGCCCGAGGTGGCCCGGACGATCGCCGAGGCGGGCGGGCCCGTGAGTGTGAGCCCCGCGTCGATCCGCACGAAGTGCTCGGCGAGCTGGGCCAGTGACCACGCGCCGGGCGCGGGAGCGGCGTGGACGACGGCCGAGGGGAGCGCGTCGAGACGGGCGGCGAACGCGGCGCGGTGAGCGTCGAGCACGTCCAGCAGACGGGCAGCGCGTGGCGTCATCGGAGGGCGGGGACCGGAGCGCGCTGGGCAGCGGGCGCCAGCGACCACACGACGGCGCCGCACACGGCGACGGCGCTGTTCTTGAGCACGCCGGTGAGCGGGTCGAGGAGCGTCGACGGGTCGGTCCAGACCACGCCGAGCGTGATCGCCGCCATGGCCACCGTGGTCACGGCGACGGCCAGCCGCTCGCGGTACCCGACGAGAAGGACAACGCCGGCGATCGTCTCCAGCACGCCGATGGCGACGAGCGTCGCCTCGGGCGAGCCGACCCACAGGCCCGAGGCGGCCACGATCGCGAGCTCACCCGCGTCGCGGAGCCAGAGCTTGAGGCCGAGCCCCTCGCCGAGCCACACGAGCGCGAGCGAGAAGCGGGCAGCGCGGCGGAGGGCGAGGGGTGTCATGGCTCCGTGTTTTCAGTGATGATTGAAAATTACGAATGCGTCCCCGGTGGGTTTCACCGGCGCCAAGCCGGAACCGATGCCCTGCCGAACCCGCTCAACCCCGCCGAACTCACGGTCCCGCGATGCACGTCCTCCTCACTGGCGCCACCGGCTACGTCGGCGGCTACGTCCTCGACGCGCTCCTCCGCCACGGCCATACCGTCCGCGCGCTCGTCCGCGACGGAGGTGAGGGGCTGGCGGCGCACGAGAACGTCGAGGTCCACCAGGGCGACGTCACCGATCCCGATTCGTTTGGCCACGCGTTCGCGAGTGTCGACGCCGTCGTCCACCTCGTCGGGATCATCGACGAGAGCCCGTCGAACGGCGTCACGTTCGAGCGGATCCATGTCGACGGGACCCGCAACGTGGTCGAGGCGGCGCGCGCGGCCGGCGTCGGCCGGTTCGTCCACATGAGCGCGAACGGCGCGCGGCCGGACGGGGTGAGCGCGTACCAGACGACGAAGTGGGCGGCCGAGGAGGTCGTCCGTGGCGCCGGCTTCGACCACTGGGTGATCTTTCGGCCGTCGACCCTGTTCGGCGACCCGGGCGAGGACAACCCGGAGTTCGCGAAGCGGCTGTGGGAGACGCTCGTCGAGCCGTTCCCCGTCCTG
This sequence is a window from Rubrivirga marina. Protein-coding genes within it:
- a CDS encoding MFS transporter produces the protein MIARGQPDAADLRGEVGFTTLLRTNRDVRWLWGGTVVSLFGDWFNTLALYRLVLDLTGSESALGGVFLTKLLPLALASPIAGVLADRLDRRKLMIGADVVRAALVLGFLFVRDAEDLWLLYVLAAAQIAVSAAFTPARDAVLPLITKRGELLTANALLAATWSIMLAVGAAAGGPVVDAFGTDVVFWLDAGTYLVSAVFIAGIRLPAREVELDVGGVVRAGLRRIAEGWRYVRTRPPVRRIAGAKAAWGIGGGGLVFALALLGDQLFPSAGTTGIGVLFAARGLGTGIGPILARTVFRDARRWPAVLAGCIVVSGLGYLGVAAVADWRWLVVGFVVFAHAASGANWVLSTTLLQERSEDAYRGRVVATDWLLVTLVDSVTIVIASQLLEAGVGLVVLIAALGAVQVGTGLAYGALVVPAERKARAG
- the queG gene encoding tRNA epoxyqueuosine(34) reductase QueG; translated protein: MPGYDPARLARDLKAEARRIGFDGVGIARAEKLDTEARRLEAWLEAGRHGGSDGAMTWMERNFDKRVDPRELVPGAESVVSVFVSYFQPGRRPGGGNAEAAKISRYAWGDDYHDVLKEKLAELFDWLDRRTGGAGGRAFVDSAPVLDKAWAQRAGLGWQGKNTNLLTRTHGSFVFLGELIVDVPLEPDEPFRADHCGSCTRCLDACPTGALDAPYQIDGSRCISYWTIEHRGPDLPEDLAAEFGTWAFGCDICQDVCPWTKFSQPTRDARFLPRPGVTNTPAREWAEIDVEAWRGRFRRSPVKRTKVEGFLRNMENAALNADRA
- a CDS encoding Rossmann-like and DUF2520 domain-containing protein; the protein is MSTYASAFQTPRPPVALIGAGAMGRALGLRLAESGYPIQAVISRTRRSAEDLAKLLGAPVASDRLGEVPNVPLVILAVPDDQIADLADTLTGAPRPWQGAVVLHTSGAQPASLLEPLRQEGARTLSFHPLQTVTRDADAQTLAGVTVGIEGEPAGVLAGVELAAGLGVRYVVVAAEDKPRYHLAAAMASNLLVTLMGMVQEVLASIDIDRRAAMAILGPLLQGTLDNLTATSPEEALTGPVARGDIQTLRAHGLALRKELPHLVPAYAALSVETVRLAVRAGTLPPGKAEDVLSLMERMVTLPLPQPSTPKTPEPPRPPAPSRAGVAS
- the amrB gene encoding AmmeMemoRadiSam system protein B, giving the protein MSLATRAVYPTQPAPLRKQLDALLAAVDLPADIAPDAVVGLVVPDSNRVTGGDAAAAAYGLLRGLDLDTVLLVSPSHHGAFGRLSICQTDAYHTPLGAVPVNDHLRNELCDEDDDIFLDDTGHYHTEGADVQLPFLQAALDGDFDAVPIVMGEESPAFCRELGGAVGEVMYAKRAVVVGSCDLMEGDADGLGKLREAIEAFDESELMHLLGSETVRVEGMGALITTLIAAKARGARHARVLALTPPEADTPGAIACAFWK
- a CDS encoding NAD-dependent epimerase/dehydratase family protein, whose protein sequence is MHVLLTGATGYVGGYVLDALLRHGHTVRALVRDGGEGLAAHENVEVHQGDVTDPDSFGHAFASVDAVVHLVGIIDESPSNGVTFERIHVDGTRNVVEAARAAGVGRFVHMSANGARPDGVSAYQTTKWAAEEVVRGAGFDHWVIFRPSTLFGDPGEDNPEFAKRLWETLVEPFPVLPVFGDGAYELQPVHVEACAEAFAQAVARDASNGVAYCVAGKERIPYREALRRIARGGGVRPKPTAPVPIALARLGVNTLGKAGLLPISPAQFEMLVEGNTCDPSAFFADFDVESPPFDVPALSYLRQY
- a CDS encoding DoxX-like family protein, whose product is MTPLALRRAARFSLALVWLGEGLGLKLWLRDAGELAIVAASGLWVGSPEATLVAIGVLETIAGVVLLVGYRERLAVAVTTVAMAAITLGVVWTDPSTLLDPLTGVLKNSAVAVCGAVVWSLAPAAQRAPVPALR
- the lysS gene encoding lysine--tRNA ligase, translating into MALTEQEQIRRDHTAALREAGVDPYPAAEWAVTHHAAEILDQYEDARHDPEAEGTEPIRVTVAGRMLTKRVMGKAAFFHLADESGQIQIYVKRDNLPEGVYNSVFKKLLDTGDWLGIEGTVFRTRMGEVSVEADRLVLLSKSLKPLPVEKTVTDEETGETRTFNEVSDPEFRYRQRYADLALHPEVRDVFKTRHRIVRTIQGFLDDRGYVEVETPALQPLYGGAAARPFTTHHNALDMPLFLRIADELYLKRLLVGGFEGVYEIAKDFRNEGLSRFHNPEFTMLELYVAFRDYDWMMGLVERMFEAVAQAVHGSTDVPRTIDGETHTLSFAAPFRRVPIFDAIAEATGHQLYDAEAGRVADRDAIAAVARELGIEVDASMGAGKLVDEIFGEAVEPTLLQPTFITDYPVELSPLAKRHRSKPGLVERFELIAAGKELCNAFSELNDPLDQRARFEDQAGLAEAGDEEATREIDEDYLRALEYGMPPAAGLGVGIDRLAMVMTDQPSIRDVLLFPLMRPETVAAGEPEAPAEA
- a CDS encoding sensor histidine kinase, giving the protein MAPAAPPAPALADRVDTAEAALRNAALSHPNALELMEVGVARLGEALDADVAVALVGEAQSAAFVRCAVWPPGATPDLVEVEGADAATFCQGDLVVVTGGPLADDLGQPHVLAVPVAGSAPGAFVFAAAAPWTPADEAAAARLGLLFGTLWAWVEAEARFQRTVADLDDALFTFGHDPDGRRAYVFVTPQAEALTGLDPDALLAGDADWADLVVEEDRAAFAAHDARLRMGDASHVEVRLRLDGGDVVWIAERATPSLDAAGRPVAGGLLADVTARKEAEAQLDRARRIAERAAQTRMSFLRMMSHELRTPLGAIRGFSDLLVEETRDLNAPPEVAEFAGTIRDASDRALRLVSDLLDLSRLETGALDLARQPVDLGAVARTIAARHAPAAEAKSVTLGVLTPADPVLVEADPSRLDQIVDQLLSNAARFTNDGRIDVRLAVVGGEARLSVADTGVGITDDVLEAVFEPFVQEDARVNREYGGTGLGLAIASRLARQMGGSLTAQSAKDTGSTFTLALPCG
- a CDS encoding DinB family protein, translating into MTPRAARLLDVLDAHRAAFAARLDALPSAVVHAAPAPGAWSLAQLAEHFVRIDAGLTLTGPPASAIVRATSGARRRALAGVLSLPLRIPAPPSAAGVMPSADPRWPEVRDRWDDVRAEWRSTPAEGAVAYRHPLAGPFLFDDALAFLLAHHRHHDAQVERTLAALGGGPALRSEAKKTRGTQVTAA